In the genome of Paenibacillus pabuli, the window AGCAGCTTCTCCCCAACATTGGTTTCCTTCACCAGTTTCCGTTCCAGTTCTTTATCCACCAGTCTTTTTACAGACAATACGTCCGTTCCGTTGCATAACACATCTTCTTTTGAATTGAATTTCTGATGGGCGACGAGCTGCATGCCAAAGGAATTAAACAACAACGTATATCCGGCAATGCCTGTTGTGGATTGATAGGCTTTGGAAAAACCGCCGTCAATCACAAGCATTTTTCCGTTAGCTTTAATGGGGCTCTCTCCACGACTTTCTTTGACTGGCGTGTGGCCGTTAATGACATGTCCATGATCCGGATTCAAATCAAACTCCAGCAAGATTTTTCGACAGATCTCTTCATTTTCACGTAAATGGTAGTAAGGATTCTTTTTCTCCTTATGGGTTTCTTTATCTTGGATAAAATACCGTTCAAAAGTGGTCATTGCTCTCTTGCCAAAGAGCGAGGAACATTCCCCTGTCCAGATGTACCAGACCATATCCGTCGCCAGATCTTCTGACTCTTCCGGATGCGCAAAGGCGTAACGTAAATAATCTTCAAAAACATCAAGCAATTGACGGCCCGCATATGTCTTGTCTTCAATCTGCATTTCTTCCATATTTCCTTCTTCATCCAAAGGTATACAGCCGTGGATTAACAAATTCCCGTTGTATTTTAAATAAAGGCTGCCCTTTTTCATGAGAAAATTCATATGTCGGGCCAGCTTTTCGGAATGCTGAACGGAGAACAGCAGCTTTTCCATCACCTGGCGTTCTTCCTCCAGCAATTGTTCAGGCTTCTGCGGATTTACGGTTGCGAAACAGGTGTTTTTGAGTAAATACGTTTTTCCGCAGATGTTGATTTCATTTTTGTCGTAATCAATCTGCTCAAGCAAAAGCCTATCCGACATATTAAAGTATGGGCGTCTCTTGATAATCGGGATTTCAAGCTTAAACTGGATCATGGCAATAGCCTGATGAATTTTGGTAATCTGCAGGATTTCCTGCTCCGAACCGTTATGGTCGGACTGCAGCTTTGGTCTGAAGGCCGGATTGTCATCATAATATTTCTCCGCCAAGTTTAGCAGTGGGCGAAGATTGATTCCGTATACGTCTTCGATGATGTCCAGATTGTCGTATCTGGCGCAGATCCGGATAATATTTGCAAGGCAGACCAGGGAACCCGCATAAGCGCCGATCCACAGGACATCATGGTTCCCCCACTGAATATCTACAGAATGATAGTTGATTAGCGTGTCCATAATTTTATCGGGGTACGGCCCCCGGTCATAAATATCGCCAACCACATGAAGGTGGTCAACTACCAGACGCTGAGTCGTATAAGCAAGGCCGATAATGAGATTGTCCGCCTGACCCAAGGATATAATTTGCCGATATATTTCCTCGTAATAAGGATCCTTATTGTTGGTCGAATCCGTCTTGTATAGAAGCTCTTCTACAATATATACATACTGCTCTGGCAGAGCTTTACGCAATTTCGAGCGCGTATATTTGGAAGAGGCATAAGAAATAAGCTTAAGCATGTGTTCAATCGTTTGTCTATACCACTGGTTCAAAGCTTGTTTATTACACAGATCCCCTTTAACCAGTTGTATTTTTTCTTCCGGATAATAAACCAACGCCGCAAATTCATTGATTTCTTGATCTGTCCAAACCTTACGGAATAATTCTTTGATTTTCTCTTTGACGGTACCCGAACCATTTCTTAGTACATGCTGAAAAGCCTGGAACTCCCCATGTAAATCACTGACAAAATGCTCAGTTCCCTTCGGGAGATTGGAGATCGCTTCAAGGTTGATGATCTCTGTTATGACTTTTTCTTCCGTATCATATTTCTCGGCTAATAAATCTAGAAACTGCTCATCCAAAACAGATGTCCCCCTTCAAGGAAGTTATGTGGCAATGATTTTATAGGAAATTTCCAAGGACAATCCTTTTGAACAATAGCTAAAAAGAAAAACATTAGGTTTATGGTAACTCTTTACCTGTATGGTTAACAATAAAAATAAAATTATTTATATGGTGATTATCAGCATTGCCTTCCCCATCATACTCCAGTTCCTTATATATGGACAAATTTCATTAAAGGGATATATTTTGAGTTGCTCTTTTAAGCACACTGACTCTCGTAATATCCCGTTACTTAAAACTTTCGATACCTAACAATACAAGTTCTTTGTCCTTAGCTTGGGACAAGAACTTGTACCAATAAAATAAAAAAACCGCTAAAATAGCGACTTCAATGGAGACATGTTCCTGTCCCTGACAAACTTTAATTATGTTAGTTATCGAGCTAACGTTTCTAGTTACCATTAGAGAAAACATTATTCTCATCAGGTCTTAACTCACATCACAATGTCATTCCTTAGAGGAAATATCCGATACAAACTTTTCAAGTTTATCAGCGTCATCCATTGTTAGCAAATTGAATTGAGCATCAGCCAAATTATACAGATTTGGAAGTATAGAATGTATTAAGTATTTACCTTTATCAGTTAGTTGTACGAATATTACTCTACGATCGGAATTACAAGGAATCCTAATTAGCAACTCTTTTTTCTCCAATTTGTCCAGGATATACGTTAAAGCACCACTAGTCAAAGAAACACTTTGTGTAATTTGTTGGATCGCTTGTTTTTCTATATGTTCAAGCGATACTAACACAGAAAGTTCCGTAAAAGTTAGGCCTGCTTTCTTTAACTCACTCCGAAATTGGTCCTGAATAATTTTTGACATTTGGATGATATTAAGACATGCTTGATATCGGAAGTTATTCATTGTATTATCACTCCATTTTAAAAAACCTCAATTTAAAGATTCTTAATTTAAATATTACTTTTCGTAAATACTTTTGTCAATTTTCATTTCATGTTTTTGGAAAAACTCATTTGAACAGATCACAGTGAAGCAAATTCGCGATTTAGCAATGGTATCCCTCACTCCATTTGATAATTTTCAGGAATTGTTTTCTATTGCAACAAAACATAAACCCTTATTTTCCCAAATACTATTTGAAGAAAGAGATTCGAAGCAGACGCGGTTGAATTTGATGGTCCTTCCCCTATGGCCTGTTCGTTCGACGTGTTTTTTTCAGTCAAATTAGATTCCTCCACCAACTGGAAGATGAGGTATATTCCAATGAGCCCAACATAACTTGTAATAAACCCGAAGAAAGGAGAACAATCCATGGATCTGCTCTGGGTACTCATCGTTGGTGGACTTATTGGCTGGTTAAGCGGCAACTTGATTGGGCGGGACGTACCGGGTGGTGTAATTGGGAACATTATTGCGGGTTTTATCGGTTCCTGGTTAGGAACGGAATTATTGGGACCAAGAGGGCCGGTGATTGGCGGATTTCACATTATTCCAGCCATCGTTGGCTCGATTATTGCCCTGCTCATCTTCTTCGCTCTGGCACGCGGCGGAGCCTTCCGAAGACGTTAACAAAGAGAGGCGGAAACGATACCGTCGTTAATTAGATAAAAGGACCGAAAGCATTCATCGATGGAAGATGAACACTTGCGGTCCTTTTTTTTATTTTTGTAATGATTTCATTCATTATTTTAACCTTATTGGAGTGGTTGACCAAAGAGTGTAGGAAAATTTTGTATTTCAACGGTTGGAACATTTACTGGACATTTTTATCTTACTTACTTCCTTTATTATTATCCTATTTATATGGATATATTTTCAAGGGGAGGTTTAAATCTTGGAACTAACCTGTCCAAAGGATCGTGATATAGCGCTTCGCAAAGACATCGTGGCTCTCTTTAATTGAAATTTTTCTCCGGATCCCGATGGAGATTTCTTTTACAGCTGTAACCAAGTGTTACTATGTATTGATCCAATAAATATTTATAATGACAAAGACCCTGCCAGTTAAAAACTGATAGGGCCTTAGGGATAGAATTCGATGCCCAGGGCTAAAAGCCCTGTGTGTTGTTTTCTAACTAATTATTTTTATGGTACAGTTCGTTTTTATCCTGAATTTGTTGTTTCTATACTGTGATTGACCACCATGCTTGTAAGGCTGTTCGGCTTTTTGCAATTCACAGCGCAAATGAAGTTAGTAGTTTTAAACCTCAACTGCTTCCGGTCTTTTCACTTGAAGAGGCGGAGGAATAAGCCACCCTTTTTCTTTACTTAGTTGAAGAATACGAACGCCTAAAGCAGTTTTCGTAACATGATACTTTGCAAATAAGGCTCCAATATCCTCTCTAATCGATTGCCCCATAACTTGACTACAAGCAACCAATCCCATTGAAGTATCCGATGCAATCTTTGCCGCTATCTCCGGATCCGTAAATCTTGCACCAACAGGAATATCTTCAAGTTTTACTGGAGGTCTTTCTGGTAAAGCCGGCGTTGGCGCAATTCCGTTATCCGTAAGCAGCGTATCACATTCTTTAATCTCAAGTTTAGCTTGATCTATCAGCGCTTCTAATGTTTTCTTTAAATCCTTATCTCCTGCATGATTTAGAAATGCCTGGTAGAAGGAAAGCGCTCCCTTCGCAACTGTTGAACATTGCCATACACTGAAGATTTCCCCATAATGCATAGGTTCACTTTTTGGATTTCCACTTAATATCCCCATCATAAACACTCCTTTAATTTTAATTTTCCACCGGATATATAGTCCCAACTTCAATAACAACATATTCAACATAATCATAAATTCATAATGGAATAATGCATTTATTTTTGGGGAAACTACTTTTATCACACGATCAAGGGGGCTAGGTTTTTATGAAAAAACAATTAACCACTGCTGTTGTTTCAATATTCTTATTGGCTGCTTTAGCTGTTCCAGCGTCAGCTCACGATGTAAATGAAGCTGCGGTTGATGGACGAGACAATAACACGTACCATTACAACAGCACCACTAATAACCCAAACACTGTAAGAGCACATTCAACAGCTAACGATAACCGTATGGACTGGGGATGGCTTGGATTACTTGGATTACTTGGTCTAGCTGGCATGCGTAAAAGAGTATCTGATCACTCTGATCGCTAATTTTAAATCTTCGCATCATTTGGAAAATAAGAGCTCTGTCAAAATGACAGAGCTCTTTTTAAGATGAAGAATTAGATGTCGTGGGATAAGGCAGCCAAATTTCAAGGAGGATGGGTAATGAGACAAATTGAAAAATGAATTACTATGGGCAAGTCCATGTACACTGCCGCGGCGCCTTCAACGTTCAATGCTACCTCTGCCAAACCATACCCGATACCAAAAATGACCAATCCAATGACCACTAGCATCAACGATTTCAGTAAGGAACTGTCCCATCTCTGCCGTAGAAACCTGAAGCATATCTCGAATATCCGGAGTGCGTGAAACCCATGTAGCAAAACACATACCTGGCAAGGCAAATAAAAAAAACATAATATTGCGAGTAACTAAGGGATTTCTGTTATCTGAGTTTGTCATTCTATTAGCCCCTTCAAATAATAAATGATTTTCGGCGTCATCATTCATGTCACCAGAGATAATGTCCGTCTATGTTCTCGATTTCGATATTGAAGATAGGATTATATCATCATTTAATCACATATTAGTGCACTTTATTCTCAAAACATATAATAAAATCCCCAATTTTCGTGGTGAACTTTGAGCATGGGCAAAATTTTCTGTCCTCAGCCTTAGACAATAACTTGGTTCCTTAAAAACAAAAAAAGCCGCTATATAGCGACTTCAATGTGAATATGTTCTCGTCCGTAGACACGACGGTAGTTCATCTATTTTTAGTTCCGTTTTTCGTAAAAACGCTTGCGTAGCATGCTCAGAAAATCCGGATTCGCGATACTGCTCATTCTAGAACGATTGAATTTGTCATAATAAGTTGCAAAAACTCATCTAAATTGTCTGCGACTTTGGTGATTTCTTCAAATTCAGGTTCTTCTCCGCGTACGATTGTACCTATCTCGTTAAACAATTCAATCGCGTAGAAAGAATATCCCCCATGAACGGAGATGACGATTGGCAGATAATGATCCCACCATGTCTTAATCTCAGATGTCCATTGATCATCTCCAGCTGCTGCATCCAAGCTGAGTAATTCAAATTCATTCCATTGAAACGCCGTATCTGCGCTATGATTATATTCATTTTCACACAGGAACCATGTCTGCTCACTGGGTGAAATACATTGTTTTACAACACGTAATAAATCCAAATATTGATCAGGAATGTTGTCGTATCTTGTTCTCACATCCCTATCTAAATTTAGATGATTAGACGATTTGGAGCGGATTGTCCAACCGTTAGTTTCAGCCCAAGTCAGAAATTCATGGATTTTACTCTTCACATTGTACCTTCTTCCTCCAAATAGACTCACTTTTACCACGGCATTTTCGTTCTCTTCCATATCTTCGTTTAGATTAGATCCAGTTTACCATTTTCCACTCGTAAATCACCAGTCTAGTTCGCAACTTAACTGCAACTTGGCGGTCAATGAAATTCTGAACTGTTTTTCACGAAATCCATTCGACATATATATTTATAATACAGTTGGCTTGATGGATACATATCTAAGTTACAGAAGATATTGTCCAAATTACTGATCTTTAAATTCAAACAATAATATTTACAGTAAAGAAGCAAGTTCCATCTTCACTAATAAATCAGCACAGATTACCATCTCTAGCCTGCACAGCTCAAAAGAGACTCACAACTCACACTTAGATATTTATCTAATCGAAAATGGAAATATAAAAACTCCACCTTTTTTTAACTCAAACGGTTTTTAGATTATCAACAATATGGGGATATTACCGGAAAATTCTAATCACTTAAGATTCAAAACAGTAATCGGAGTATGTACTTGTTCATTCCGGCAATCGGTTCATCGTGTCAGCTGTTTTATAACCATGACCTGAAATAGTGCTAATGACTAATGAAACAAACTATGCATTAACTAAATAAAGGGAGATGTTAATCTCCCCTGCAGAACGATGCGCTTATTGCGCTGCTGTAACCGTGATATTATCCACATTCGGCCCTTCCGTGCCGGTTGTTACCACTTTAATCGTATTGGTTCCCATGTTCATGGGGATCTGAATGGTTTTTTCACTCCAAGTCGACCAGCTGCCGGTTGCCGGGAAGGGTTCGTTGCTGATGACTTTGGTCCCGTTGACGAAAATGTCGAGATTACGTGTTCCGCTTTCCAGCGCATAACGAAACTTTACGTTTTTGGTACCTGTTATCGTGTTGTTGATGGCATTCCATTGGATCGCTGAACCCGTTAAAGCGTTGAAGTTCACATACCCAGACCCAGTGTAACCCGGATAGAGGGTCTCGATGACAGCATCGGTAAGTGTAGTGCCGGTCTCCGCTTCGTACGTGGTTCCACTACCTGGATTAACGCCACTACTGTCGGTGATGTTGGCTACGAACGTAGTTACGCTTTGGGCTGGCAGTTGTGCTGTAAAGCTTCCGCTAGACACTGTAATCGGTGCTCCGGTTGCAAGATTTCGACTGCTATCCGTAACCCATGAGGAAACAGTGGAGGCGTTACCATTCTGCAAAACGAACTTTTGGCTTGCAGCTGAGGTGCCGCGATTAATCGCCACAATGACCACTTTGTTATCGCCTTTGTAGGCTGAAACGAAAGTATTGGTGTCCGGATTTTTGGTTGCATCTACTCTGTAATAGCCTGGTCGCACAAATTTAGAGAAATGGGCCATATTATACCCACGTTTGCTAATGGTCCCGTCTTCATTCATCGGACCATATTGTCTGCGAATGTACCACCATACATATGCCTGAAAATCCCCTTCAACCATGGCGTTGTGCATATGGTAAGATACGTCCAGTGCCTCAGGCCAGCGGTCCGATGAGTTGTTATCACTGTTGGGGTAATACACTTCAGTCATCCACAGTTCTTTACCGGCTCCTTTTTGTTTAAAGAGCGGGTATGCAAAATCTTTGAACTGGGTTCCATACGTATGTGCTCCCAGGATGTCCATGTTGGCGAGTGCCTGAGGATCATTCAGGATCGGGTCAGACATGTTTTTCAGATACTGGAACGATTCAGGTGCCATAACTTTGGTATTTTGAATGGAGCCTGCATTCTCCTTCATGAAACGAAGCATCTCCTGCGGTGTCCACCAGGTCCAGTCGTGGGCATAATCCGGCTCATTTTGTACCGAGATGGCATACAGGTCTACGCCATTATTTTTCATATAAGTGACGAAGTCGTTCAGATGCTGTGCGTACGCGGCATATTTGTCGTATTTCAGTCGTTTGGCGTTCGTATCCCCATTTCGATTAAAGGTTTCGACCATATCACTTGGCGGATTCCAAGGTGAAGCGAATACGAGAGCACCTTGCTCGATCGCTCTTTTCGCGGTGGCAACCTCTCTATACCAGTTATTTCGATTTTCGTCGACATAGATTCTTAAAATGGTAAACCCAAGCTGATTTTGTCCGTTGCCAAAGGCGGTTTCACGCTGGGATGCCGTTAAGTCGCCGATCCAGGCAGGATGGTTAATCCCCCCAAAACCCTTGATGAGCTGTTTTTCAGATGATAAATTAATGTTGGCATCACTTGCTGCCGACACGTGGGTCGGAGTTAACATTAGAGGCAGGGCCGTCAAACAGGCCAACAGAATGTGGACTGATTTTTTCAAGTTCAATTTCAATAGTTTCACCTTCCTCAAATTGATATACATATGAGAGCGTATTTATACAAGCCAACTTGTTCAGTAATCAAATAGATTTGTATTTACCACATCCTCTCGAACCGCAAAAATTCTACTTACATTTGTAAATTTTACTATATTATCCCCTTCTCCAAAACCTGACAAAATATAGTTCATTTGTTGAATCTCTAATATATCGGATGTTAATGACAAAAAAAGATGACCCCCTAATGAGCATAGGAGTCATCTGTAAGTATGAAGCACGTTCAAGTTACTACTTCAAAAACGAATACAACTAAAGGTGCTGGTTCAGATGTGAATCGTATTCGTCCCTTTTTCAGTGTTGGTTGTTTGGTTGTTCGTTTCTTTGTATGCGAAATAATCAAAGTCAGCATGTTTGCGGCTCCCGCCAAGATCCTGCACACAAAGCCCGATATAAGTTCCCGTAAACCGGATGTACTCCGGGGATTCATCGCACAGATGCGTGATATCCGTCCACCCGCCTGTCTGAACCCATGATGAATCATCGTCTAACGCATGGTAAAAGCAAGCACGATCATGATGGACTACAGCTCTCAAACGAATTCGCTTCCCCTTTTGCAGTGGAATATCCTCTTCCAAGAGTTCATCATACACTCCGTATTTGGACTGAATGATGCCAAGACACAGCCCCTTTTCTTCATGATAAGTTACCCGCAGATAGAGGTAGTCCTGAGTATCGTAATACAGAATCAATCCTGCCATTTGCTGCGGATGGTCCGGCGTGAATTCAAGGCACGTCTCGGCTTCGCATTCAAAAGACTGCAACCTGCGGGCAAGCATGCTTTGTCTGTGCGTTGAACTCATCGATTCCATCCCATGCAAGCGTAAATAACCCGGACGTTCCGTCAGACTAAGCCATGTTTCGTCTGGCGGAATACGAAGTGTATTCCAATCGTGACGAAGCTTGGCCTGATCAAAATGGTCCATCTCCCCTGTCGGTTCAAACGGGTGCGGCTTAATCTTCGGCCCTGTCACCTGAAGCTCCGGATACCGATCCCCGCTTGCAAGCCTCAGCCATCCCTCATCACTCCAGAAACAACGCTGCAGCGCCGTTTCACGCCCAAGAATGCAGTGTTTCTCTCGAATAGGTCTTCCCACAAGATGAGCCATGTACCATTCGCCCGTATGCGTCTCGACGAGACTGCCATGGCCCGCCTTTTGCAGCGGTAAATCCGTCCTGCCTTGTGAAGTGAGAATCGGGTTAGCCGGATCGACTTCGTAAGGTCCCTGCAATGTACGAGAACGGGCAACCGTAACGGCATGCTCGTATCCGGTTCCGCCCTCAGCTGTGACTAAGTAGTAATAGTCGTTGTGTTTATAAAGATGAGGCGCTTCCGTCAGTCCCAGTTCTGTTCCCTTAAAAATGTTAACCGCAGGTCCGACCAGCTTTTGTTCCTGAACCGAGTATTCCTGCAGTACGATGCCTGCAAATCGGTTCTTGCCTTTACGGTGATCCCAGATCATATTGACCAGCCACTTGCGTCCATCTTCGTCATGAAACAAGGAAGGGTCAAAGCCGCTGCTGTTCAAATATACGGGATCGGACCAAGGCCCTTCTATATCCGTTGTGGTGACAAGGTAATTATGGGTATCTTTAAAAGCGCCTATCCGGCTCTTCACATCGGTATATATCAGGTAAAACACGCCGTTATCATAGCTGAGACAAGGAGCCCATACACCTCCCGAATTAATGTTTCCCTCCATGCTTAGCTGAGCGGTGCGAGTCAGCGGAGAAGGCATCGCCCCCCAATGCACCAGATCCCTGGAGTGGTGAATGCGTACACCAGGGAACCACTCAAACGTAGAAGTGGCGATATAATAATCTTCTCCTGCCCGGCAGATGGAGGGATCGGGGTGAAAGCCGGGAAGAATGGGATTGGTGATCATGTTGATCGTATTCATTAAGAAACCTCCGGTAAATACATAATATCGGTACAAAATCAGATCAAACACATCGGTGCCGGAGTTCCCTTGCTTCAGCTCCACCCCAGCACTTTTTTGCCAGCCTCCAGCGCAGTTATAATCCGGTCAACATCGTACACATTGCCTCTCCACGTGCCGCCGCTGACAGATTGCAGCGCTGCCCATAAGCGCGTATCATCCGGCAGTGCTTCATCTGGCCGCATATCCGGATGAAACGGTCTTTGTGCCAGGATGACGGCCCCTTCTTCGGGGGAAACCTCCATTCCTTCTACTCCGACAAAATTAATGCTTCCATCCAGGGTGCTTCGATCCACCACAATGTCAATCAAGTCTCCGTTCCGCAGCTTGCCGATTGGACCGCCGGCAAGCCCTTCGGGACCAACATGCCCAATACAAGCACCGGTGGACACGCCAGAGAAACGGGCATCGGTAATGAGTGACACGTATTTTCCAAAGGACAGGTGCTTGAGCGCGGACGTAAGCTGATAGGTCTCCTCCATCCCGGTCCCGGAAGGTCCGCGTCCAAGCAAGACAATGATGTCACCTGCCCGAATGCCGCCTGTTTTGATTGCACGGATCGCTTCACGTTCGGTTGTAAACACTTTTGCTGTACCCCGGTGACGATATACCCCGTGTTCATCCAGTACATCCGGGTCGATGGAGGTGGATTTAATAACCGAGCCTTCGGGGGCAATATTGCCGGTCGGAAATGTCACGGTGGAGGAAATCCCGAGACGCTGCGAGTGTTCTGCACTCATGATGACACTGTCCGGATCGATGCCGTCCTTCTCCTTCAATTGTTTCCGCATGACATGACGGCGCTCTGACGATTCCCACCAATCCAGCACTTGCCCCAAAGATGTGCCGGTTACTGTCGGAACAGACTCCTCAAGTAAACCAAGCTGTCTGAGGTGAAGCATGACCTCGGGAACACCTCCGGCCTGAAATACCCGAATGGTCGGGTAAAAGATGGGGCCGTTGGGCAAAGCACTAACCAGTCTCGGAACATTCTTGTTGATCTGAATCCAGTCCTGAACGCTGGGCAGTGTTAAACCAGCCGCATGAGCGATCGCCGGGATGTGAAGAAGCAGGTTGGTAGATCCGCCGAACGCGGCATGTACAATCATTGCATTGCGGATCGATGCATCTGTGACAATGTCCGCCATCTTCATCCCTTGGGTCTCCATGTGGATGAGTGCACGCGAGGATTGCCGTGCCATCTCGATCCAGATCGGCTGCCCCGAAGGAGCCAGAGCGGCATGAGGCACCGTCATGCCCATTGCCTCTGCTACCACCTGGGCGGTTGCCGCTGTCCCCAGAAACTGACAGCCGCCGCCCGGTGTAGCGCAAGCCCGGCATCCCAACTCCGATGCCATTTCTAGCGAAAGCTCTCCACTTGCGTACCTTGCACCGATGGTTTGAATTTTACCCGCGTCCTCTCCATCCGTAGGCGGAAGGGTAACGCCTCCTGGAACGATCACTCCTGGCAGCTGGGGCATACCTGCCAGCGCGAGCATCATGGCAGGCAGTCCCTTATCACATGTTGCAACGCCGAGCACGCCTTTTCGCGTGGGCAGGGATCGAATCAATCTGCGGAATACCATCGCGGCATCGTTCCGGTACGGCAGTGAGTCGAACATGCCGGTCGTTCCTTGCGACCTGCCGTCGCAAGGGTCGCTGACATATCCGGCAAACGGGATTCCGCCGCGGCTGGACAGTTCATCTGCCGCCGCCTTCATCAGCAGACCAACCTCCCAGTGCCCCGTATGATAACCGAGAGCAGCGGGACTGCCATCTTCATTACGGATACCGCCCTGCGTACTTAGGATCAGAAACTGTTTTCCGTTTAATTCTCCAGGTTTCCAGCCCATTCCAACGTTCTGGGACATGCCGAACAAGTCTCCGCTTGGAGCATTTCGCAGCAAATCGTCGGTCAAAGGCAGGCGTCCTGCTGCCCCTGGAGCATGAGCTGTTATCTCGAAGAAGTCGGACTCCTTCTCCCCCATAATCGACATGATCTGTTCGTACATGATACCCTCCCCACAGTTTATGACTTCACGAAGACCGTTTTGATGGCGGTGAAAAATTCGATAGCCGCTTGTCCCTGCTCCCTGGAATGTGAACTGGACATTTTCATCCCGCCAAACGGTGCCTGCAGCTCTACACCGGCCGTTTCCGCATTGATTCTTACGAGTCCGGCATCCATATCCCGGATGAACGAAAGCATAGACCCGACATTTTGTGTGTAGATCGAAGCACTCAAACCATAATCACTGTCATTTGCCGACGCTATGGCCTCTTCAAGGGAATCCACCGGAATCAAGGCCAGTACCGGGCCGAATATTTCTTCTCTGGCAATGGACATATGTGCTTCGACACCTTCAAATACGGTCGGCTCTACATAGAATCCTTCTGCAAGCTCAGGACTGTCCGGCCGTTTTCCTCCAGCGAGCAGTACAGCTCCTTCCTCAAGTCCTTTTTGAATATAGCTCAGCACGGTATTAAGCTGCCCTTCACTTGCACATGGACCCATCCAGCTTCCAGAAGACATGCCATCCCCCAAACGAATCTCCTGAACCTGTGAGAGCAGCTTTTCCTTGAAAGCATCATATATTTTTCGTTCGATAATAACGCGGCTGGTCGCTGTACATTTCTGACCTGTTGATTTCAGACCTCCGCTAATGGTTCCCTCGACAGCCAGATCCAGGTTAGCGTCAGTTGCAATAATGACCGGGTTTTTGCCGCCCATTTCAAGCTGGTACTTTGCTCCTCGGGCCAGTGCTGCGGCGCCGACCCGCTTTCCGACTTCATTGGAGCCTGTAAAAGTTATTCCGTTCACATCGGGATGCTCGGCAAGTGCGGAACCGATTACCGAGCCTTTGCCGCACACGAGATTGAGGACCCCGGCCGGGAAACCAGCTTCCTCAAAGCATTCCAGTACCTTGGCTGCCGTAACGGCCGTTTCCTGAGCCGGCTTCAATACAACCGTATTCCCATAGATCAACGCAGGTGCCGTTTTCCAGATGGGAATAGCCACCGGGAAGTTCCACGGCGCGATTACGCCTACAACGCCAAGTGGTACACGGGTCGTGAACATTAATGCTTCGCTATCCGTGGACGGAATCACATCTCCCGTTTTGCGCATGCCTTCCCCTGCGTAATATCTCAGGATGGCTACGCCGCGCATCGTCTCTCCTTTGGCTTCCGGGA includes:
- a CDS encoding YjhG/YagF family D-xylonate dehydratase, translated to MYEQIMSIMGEKESDFFEITAHAPGAAGRLPLTDDLLRNAPSGDLFGMSQNVGMGWKPGELNGKQFLILSTQGGIRNEDGSPAALGYHTGHWEVGLLMKAAADELSSRGGIPFAGYVSDPCDGRSQGTTGMFDSLPYRNDAAMVFRRLIRSLPTRKGVLGVATCDKGLPAMMLALAGMPQLPGVIVPGGVTLPPTDGEDAGKIQTIGARYASGELSLEMASELGCRACATPGGGCQFLGTAATAQVVAEAMGMTVPHAALAPSGQPIWIEMARQSSRALIHMETQGMKMADIVTDASIRNAMIVHAAFGGSTNLLLHIPAIAHAAGLTLPSVQDWIQINKNVPRLVSALPNGPIFYPTIRVFQAGGVPEVMLHLRQLGLLEESVPTVTGTSLGQVLDWWESSERRHVMRKQLKEKDGIDPDSVIMSAEHSQRLGISSTVTFPTGNIAPEGSVIKSTSIDPDVLDEHGVYRHRGTAKVFTTEREAIRAIKTGGIRAGDIIVLLGRGPSGTGMEETYQLTSALKHLSFGKYVSLITDARFSGVSTGACIGHVGPEGLAGGPIGKLRNGDLIDIVVDRSTLDGSINFVGVEGMEVSPEEGAVILAQRPFHPDMRPDEALPDDTRLWAALQSVSGGTWRGNVYDVDRIITALEAGKKVLGWS
- the gucD gene encoding alpha-ketoglutaric semialdehyde dehydrogenase GucD, translating into MSAFQLEQTYNNFINGEWVKATSGKTEPSINPANRKEIVGHVPASGVEDLNDAVAAAKAAAKTWRRLTGAERGNYLFQAANVLERRADEVAEAMTREMGKTFPEAKGETMRGVAILRYYAGEGMRKTGDVIPSTDSEALMFTTRVPLGVVGVIAPWNFPVAIPIWKTAPALIYGNTVVLKPAQETAVTAAKVLECFEEAGFPAGVLNLVCGKGSVIGSALAEHPDVNGITFTGSNEVGKRVGAAALARGAKYQLEMGGKNPVIIATDANLDLAVEGTISGGLKSTGQKCTATSRVIIERKIYDAFKEKLLSQVQEIRLGDGMSSGSWMGPCASEGQLNTVLSYIQKGLEEGAVLLAGGKRPDSPELAEGFYVEPTVFEGVEAHMSIAREEIFGPVLALIPVDSLEEAIASANDSDYGLSASIYTQNVGSMLSFIRDMDAGLVRINAETAGVELQAPFGGMKMSSSHSREQGQAAIEFFTAIKTVFVKS
- a CDS encoding glycoside hydrolase family 43 protein — protein: MNMITNPILPGFHPDPSICRAGEDYYIATSTFEWFPGVRIHHSRDLVHWGAMPSPLTRTAQLSMEGNINSGGVWAPCLSYDNGVFYLIYTDVKSRIGAFKDTHNYLVTTTDIEGPWSDPVYLNSSGFDPSLFHDEDGRKWLVNMIWDHRKGKNRFAGIVLQEYSVQEQKLVGPAVNIFKGTELGLTEAPHLYKHNDYYYLVTAEGGTGYEHAVTVARSRTLQGPYEVDPANPILTSQGRTDLPLQKAGHGSLVETHTGEWYMAHLVGRPIREKHCILGRETALQRCFWSDEGWLRLASGDRYPELQVTGPKIKPHPFEPTGEMDHFDQAKLRHDWNTLRIPPDETWLSLTERPGYLRLHGMESMSSTHRQSMLARRLQSFECEAETCLEFTPDHPQQMAGLILYYDTQDYLYLRVTYHEEKGLCLGIIQSKYGVYDELLEEDIPLQKGKRIRLRAVVHHDRACFYHALDDDSSWVQTGGWTDITHLCDESPEYIRFTGTYIGLCVQDLGGSRKHADFDYFAYKETNNQTTNTEKGTNTIHI